Proteins co-encoded in one Astyanax mexicanus isolate ESR-SI-001 chromosome 1, AstMex3_surface, whole genome shotgun sequence genomic window:
- the zp3d.2 gene encoding zona pellucida sperm-binding protein 3d.2 isoform X1, which produces MRNSAKHKIGTRCGRLPASLAVLRHTARARDCGIAAGVVMRVIFPSVWVLLAVFSPRACPEIGPSDPPELESGADGEYRLGPPFLQLPVFLHSRVPLLDMAELSPARAPGLDRLPQRVREVLVPIPELSQRGGIESGPSRLRVACSSKQMRVKVSREMPGSGGALRLGTCAASWSTEQHLYFRYELHQCGTRTQIINNRVVFSNTLHYTPDETQGSTGSSSAFSIPVQCHFNRFHYSYKIGYVPQVQTQRLFKPIKPQGGIRLTSHDAQWNRLDPAEGYVIGHPMYFEAEVGSVSEGERLFVQSCHVTVNSSHISTPRITIIDNYGCMIDSKSTVGSRFIKSSRRNAVRFSIDAFVLKGKQAKHLYMHCELSVSSENPTETSKFCSYNRTTDRWEELYGDDAVCSCCNATCLPGAPPAAAGGDTSGPRLMVVDEYIRGRESVEILVDPNKAEPPPTAPRTKGEEPRRMFEKVFGLD; this is translated from the exons ATGCGCAACAGTGCCAAACACAAAATTGGCACCAGGTGCGGCAGATTGCCCGCCAGTCTTGCGGTATTGCGGCATACGGCTCGTGCTAGAGATTGCGGTATTGCCGCTGGTGTTGTCATGAGAGTGATCTTCCCCTCCGTGTGGGTCTTACTAGCTGTGTTCTCTCCGCGCGCGTGTCCCGAGATCGGTCCTTCCGACCCGCCCGAGCTGGAGAGCGGAGCGGACGGGGAGTACCGGCTAGGTCCGCCGTTCCTGCAGCTCCCGGTGTTCCTGCACTCCCGCGTTCCCCTGCTGGACATGGCGGAGCTGTCTCCCGCGCGCGCCCCGGGGCTCGACCGGCTCCCCCAGCGCGTGAGGGAGGTTCTGGTCCCGATTCCGGAGCTCTCGCAACGGGGCGGAATCGAGTCCGGGCCGAGCCGCCTGCGCGTGGCCTGCAGCTCTAAACAGATGCGCGTGAAGGTTTCCCGGGAGATGCCTGGCTCCGGGGGCGCGCTGAGATTGGGCACGTGCGCCGCGAGCTGGTCCACTGAGCAACACCTGTACTTTCGGTACGAACTGCACCAGTGCGGAACCAGAACCCAG ATTATCAATAACAGGGTGGTGTTCTCCAACACACTCCACTACACCCCTGACGAGACTCAGGGATCTACAGGAAGCTCCTCTGCGTTCTCCATACCCGTTCAATGCCATTTCAACAG ATTTCACTACTCCTACAAAATCGGTTATGTTCCACAAGTCCAAACACAGCGACTCTTCAAACCCATAAAGCCCCAAGGTGGCATCAGACTGACCTCACATGATG CTCAGTGGAACAGACTGGACCCCGCTGAAGGATACGTCATCGGGCATCCCATGTACTTTGAAGCTGAAGTTGGCTCTGTTTCAGAGGGCGAAAGGTTATTCGTGCAGTCGTGTCACGTGACCGTCAATAGCTCTCACATCTCCACACCAAGAATCACCATCATCGACAACTACGg ATGTATGATTGACAGTAAAAGCACGGTTGGGTCGAGATTCATAAAGagcagcaggaggaacgcagtgAGGTTCTCTATAGATGCATTTGTGCTGAAGGGAAAGCAGGCAAag CATCTGTACATGCACTGTGAACTGTCTGTCAGCAGTGAGAATCCAACAGAAACGTCAAAGTTCTGCAGTTATAACCGGACCACAGACAG GTGGGAGGAACTCTACGGTGATGATGCAGTTTGCTCCTGTTGTAACGCCACGTGCCTCCCTGGCGCCCCCCCTG CAGCCGCCGGAGGAGACACCAGCGGGCCGAGGTTGATGGTGGTGGATGAATACATCAGAGGCAGAGAAAGTGTGGAAATCTTAGTAGACCCCAATAAAGCAGAGCCTCCACCAACAGCACCGAGGACGAAGGGGGAGGAGCCTCGCCGGATGTTTGAGAAGGTGTTCGGACTGGACTGA
- the zp3d.2 gene encoding zona pellucida sperm-binding protein 3d.2 isoform X2, with product MRNSAKHKIGTRCGRLPASLAVLRHTARARDCGIAAGVVMRVIFPSVWVLLAVFSPRACPEIGPSDPPELESGADGEYRLGPPFLQLPVFLHSRVPLLDMAELSPARAPGLDRLPQRVREVLVPIPELSQRGGIESGPSRLRVACSSKQMRVKVSREMPGSGGALRLGTCAASWSTEQHLYFRYELHQCGTRTQIINNRVVFSNTLHYTPDETQGSTGSSSAFSIPVQCHFNRFHYSYKIGYVPQVQTQRLFKPIKPQGGIRLTSHDAQWNRLDPAEGYVIGHPMYFEAEVGSVSEGERLFVQSCHVTVNSSHISTPRITIIDNYGCMIDSKSTVGSRFIKSSRRNAVRFSIDAFVLKGKQAKHLYMHCELSVSSENPTETSKFCSYNRTTDRWEELYGDDAVCSCCNATCLPGAPPAAGGDTSGPRLMVVDEYIRGRESVEILVDPNKAEPPPTAPRTKGEEPRRMFEKVFGLD from the exons ATGCGCAACAGTGCCAAACACAAAATTGGCACCAGGTGCGGCAGATTGCCCGCCAGTCTTGCGGTATTGCGGCATACGGCTCGTGCTAGAGATTGCGGTATTGCCGCTGGTGTTGTCATGAGAGTGATCTTCCCCTCCGTGTGGGTCTTACTAGCTGTGTTCTCTCCGCGCGCGTGTCCCGAGATCGGTCCTTCCGACCCGCCCGAGCTGGAGAGCGGAGCGGACGGGGAGTACCGGCTAGGTCCGCCGTTCCTGCAGCTCCCGGTGTTCCTGCACTCCCGCGTTCCCCTGCTGGACATGGCGGAGCTGTCTCCCGCGCGCGCCCCGGGGCTCGACCGGCTCCCCCAGCGCGTGAGGGAGGTTCTGGTCCCGATTCCGGAGCTCTCGCAACGGGGCGGAATCGAGTCCGGGCCGAGCCGCCTGCGCGTGGCCTGCAGCTCTAAACAGATGCGCGTGAAGGTTTCCCGGGAGATGCCTGGCTCCGGGGGCGCGCTGAGATTGGGCACGTGCGCCGCGAGCTGGTCCACTGAGCAACACCTGTACTTTCGGTACGAACTGCACCAGTGCGGAACCAGAACCCAG ATTATCAATAACAGGGTGGTGTTCTCCAACACACTCCACTACACCCCTGACGAGACTCAGGGATCTACAGGAAGCTCCTCTGCGTTCTCCATACCCGTTCAATGCCATTTCAACAG ATTTCACTACTCCTACAAAATCGGTTATGTTCCACAAGTCCAAACACAGCGACTCTTCAAACCCATAAAGCCCCAAGGTGGCATCAGACTGACCTCACATGATG CTCAGTGGAACAGACTGGACCCCGCTGAAGGATACGTCATCGGGCATCCCATGTACTTTGAAGCTGAAGTTGGCTCTGTTTCAGAGGGCGAAAGGTTATTCGTGCAGTCGTGTCACGTGACCGTCAATAGCTCTCACATCTCCACACCAAGAATCACCATCATCGACAACTACGg ATGTATGATTGACAGTAAAAGCACGGTTGGGTCGAGATTCATAAAGagcagcaggaggaacgcagtgAGGTTCTCTATAGATGCATTTGTGCTGAAGGGAAAGCAGGCAAag CATCTGTACATGCACTGTGAACTGTCTGTCAGCAGTGAGAATCCAACAGAAACGTCAAAGTTCTGCAGTTATAACCGGACCACAGACAG GTGGGAGGAACTCTACGGTGATGATGCAGTTTGCTCCTGTTGTAACGCCACGTGCCTCCCTGGCGCCCCCCCTG CCGCCGGAGGAGACACCAGCGGGCCGAGGTTGATGGTGGTGGATGAATACATCAGAGGCAGAGAAAGTGTGGAAATCTTAGTAGACCCCAATAAAGCAGAGCCTCCACCAACAGCACCGAGGACGAAGGGGGAGGAGCCTCGCCGGATGTTTGAGAAGGTGTTCGGACTGGACTGA
- the LOC111188787 gene encoding zinc finger protein 239 isoform X1: MTRFASDSSAALLSVSRKVCCPVPSLLLPLMSTFQHVWNLASQKHTIGSLHKEAKEGKDMASCEVSSAQRTPSPTPCRQMQENTDNLTTYHCSECGKSFNRESHFERHQRIHTGEKLFHCFDCGRSFNYLSAFQRHQSIHTGDKPFHCSDCGKSFHFQSAVQKHQRIHTGEKPYHCIDCGKSFNQQSTLQQHQRIHTGEKPYHCIDCGKSFNQQSALKTHHRVHTGEKPYHCSECGRSFSHQSHLNAHQRIHTGEKPYHCFECGKSFNYQNALQLHQRIHTGEKPYQCIECGKSFNQQSALKTHLRIHTGEKPYYCSECGNSFKQQSNLQRHQRIHTGEKPYLCSDCGKNFKYSYSLKKHKCSKSSEGLQNTNTSFPV; encoded by the exons ATGACTCGATTCGCCTCTGATTCGAGTGCGGCATTACTGAGTGTTTCCAG AAAGGTATGCTGTCCTGTTCCAAGTCTTCTCCTGCCTCTAATGTCGACTTTCCAACATGTGTGGAATTTAgcttcacaaaaacacacaattgGAAGCCTCCACAAGGAGGCGAAGGAGGGCAAGGATATGGCATCCTGTGAAGTCTCCAGTGCTCAGCGAACACCCTCTCCTACACCTTGCAGACAAATGCAGGAAAATACTGACAATTTAACGacttatcactgctcagagtgtgggaagagttttaatcgagaGAGTCATTTtgaaagacaccagcgcattcacactggagagaaactgtttcactgctttgactgtgggaggagttttaattaTCTCAGTGCTTTCCAAAGACACCAGAGCATTCACACGGGAGACAAgccatttcactgctcagactgtgggaagagttttcaTTTCCAGAGTGCTGTTcagaaacaccagcgcattcacactggagagaaaccgtatcactgcatagactgtgggaagagttttaaccaACAGAGTACTcttcaacaacaccagcgcattcacactggagagaaaccgtatcactgcatagactgtgggaagagttttaaccaACAGAGTGCTCTGAAAACACACCATCGCGTTCACACTggtgagaaaccgtatcactgctcagagtgtgggcgGAGTTTTAGCCACCAGAGTCATCTCAacgcacaccagcgcattcacactggagagaaaccgtatcactgcttcgagtgtggaaagagttttaattaTCAAAATGCTCTTCagctacaccagcgcattcacactggagagaaaccgtatcagtgcatagagtgcgggaagagttttaatcaacaaagTGCTCTGAAAACacacctgcgcattcacactggagagaaaccatattattgctcagagtgtggaaataGTTTCAAAcaacagagtaatctccaacgacaccagcgcattcacactggagagaaaccgtatctctgctcagactgtgggaagaactTCAAGTATTCATATAGTTTGAAGAAACACAAATGCTCTAAGAGCAGTGAGGGGCTGCAAAACACCAACACGTCTTTCCCGGTGTGA
- the LOC111188787 gene encoding zinc finger protein 239 isoform X3: protein MSTFQHVWNLASQKHTIGSLHKEAKEGKDMASCEVSSAQRTPSPTPCRQMQENTDNLTTYHCSECGKSFNRESHFERHQRIHTGEKLFHCFDCGRSFNYLSAFQRHQSIHTGDKPFHCSDCGKSFHFQSAVQKHQRIHTGEKPYHCIDCGKSFNQQSTLQQHQRIHTGEKPYHCIDCGKSFNQQSALKTHHRVHTGEKPYHCSECGRSFSHQSHLNAHQRIHTGEKPYHCFECGKSFNYQNALQLHQRIHTGEKPYQCIECGKSFNQQSALKTHLRIHTGEKPYYCSECGNSFKQQSNLQRHQRIHTGEKPYLCSDCGKNFKYSYSLKKHKCSKSSEGLQNTNTSFPV, encoded by the coding sequence ATGTCGACTTTCCAACATGTGTGGAATTTAgcttcacaaaaacacacaattgGAAGCCTCCACAAGGAGGCGAAGGAGGGCAAGGATATGGCATCCTGTGAAGTCTCCAGTGCTCAGCGAACACCCTCTCCTACACCTTGCAGACAAATGCAGGAAAATACTGACAATTTAACGacttatcactgctcagagtgtgggaagagttttaatcgagaGAGTCATTTtgaaagacaccagcgcattcacactggagagaaactgtttcactgctttgactgtgggaggagttttaattaTCTCAGTGCTTTCCAAAGACACCAGAGCATTCACACGGGAGACAAgccatttcactgctcagactgtgggaagagttttcaTTTCCAGAGTGCTGTTcagaaacaccagcgcattcacactggagagaaaccgtatcactgcatagactgtgggaagagttttaaccaACAGAGTACTcttcaacaacaccagcgcattcacactggagagaaaccgtatcactgcatagactgtgggaagagttttaaccaACAGAGTGCTCTGAAAACACACCATCGCGTTCACACTggtgagaaaccgtatcactgctcagagtgtgggcgGAGTTTTAGCCACCAGAGTCATCTCAacgcacaccagcgcattcacactggagagaaaccgtatcactgcttcgagtgtggaaagagttttaattaTCAAAATGCTCTTCagctacaccagcgcattcacactggagagaaaccgtatcagtgcatagagtgcgggaagagttttaatcaacaaagTGCTCTGAAAACacacctgcgcattcacactggagagaaaccatattattgctcagagtgtggaaataGTTTCAAAcaacagagtaatctccaacgacaccagcgcattcacactggagagaaaccgtatctctgctcagactgtgggaagaactTCAAGTATTCATATAGTTTGAAGAAACACAAATGCTCTAAGAGCAGTGAGGGGCTGCAAAACACCAACACGTCTTTCCCGGTGTGA